CCGAAACATGTTTAACAATCACTTGCTCGTTTTCCACATGCTCGAATAAAGTGGAATCAAGTGTGAATGTGCTTGCTTATTCCATGAAAGACATGATTCTTTGATAGTGCAATTGCTGATTTGTTGTCTATGCGAATCAACACCTTCTGTTTCTTCATTCCTGTCAGCTCAGCTAACAACTCCCTTCATCAAACTGCCTGACATGCAGTTTCAGTAGCTACCATGAACTCAGCTTCACACTAGGACATCACTATTGTATCTTGCTTCTAGGAGCACCAAGTGATAGGTGAGTCACCAAGGTAGAAAACATGCCTTGTTGTACTTTTGTCATCATCAACATCTATATTGTGACTGCTATCACTGTAACCTATCAAGCTCATATTATTACTTCGTTTATATACTATCCCAAAAGATAGAGTACCATGCAAGTAACGAAGAATTTGCGTAATAGCACATGCGTGATATTATCGTGGACTTTGCATATATTGGCTAACTACTCCAACCGAATATGCTAAATCAGGACGGGTGTGTAAGAGATATCATAAACAACCCACTAATTTCCAATAATGGGTAGCTTCAACTTCTAGTTCATCTTCAGCTTTTGACAACTTTAGTCCTAGCTCCATCAGACATTGAGTTGCATTACACTCTTGCATGTCTGCCTCTTTTAGAATCTTCATAGCATAACTCTCTTGCTTCACCTTTACACAACCATTTTCTTGCAATACTTCAATACCCAAGTAGCAAGTTAGTTCACCAAGGTCCGACATTTCAAACTGTAACGCCATTAGTCTCTTGAATTGGTTTATAAACTCTAAACTTGCTCCATTCACGAACAAATCATCTACATAAACCGCAACGATGATGAATTCTCCATTTGCAAACTTTCTATAAATTGCAATTTCTTGCATGCATCGTTGGAAACCCATATTTTTCAATGTGTTATTAAGCTTCAAATTCCATGTACTCGGAGATTGTCAAAGACCGTATAAAGCTTTTGCCAATTTGTAGACTTTTGTTTCTTCACCTTGCTTCACGAAACCTTATGGTTGGCACACATACACTTCTTCCTTTAAATCTCCATATAAAAATGCAGTTTTTACATCTAAGTGATGAATCTTCCATCCATTCCCATCCGCGAGAGCAATCAATAGTCTTATTGTCTCGAGTCGAGCTACTGGTGCGAATACTTCATCAAAGTCAATGCCTTGCTCTTGTACATAGCCTTTTGCTACTAGACGTGCTTTGTACCTTGTAATCGATCCATtcatatttgttttaattttataCAACCATCTTAACCCAGTAGGTTTAGTATCTTTAGGTGGAGGAACTAATTTCCAAGTATTGTTCTTCTCAATGGAGTCAATTTCGGACTTCATTGCATCGAGCCAATTTTTGTTCACTTTGGCTTCTTTAAAATTATTTGGTTCTTCATCGAATGATAACATTAAATGATCCACATCTAACTTGTAGTCATTTAATCTTCTTGGCAATACTGAAGTTCGAGTGGACCGCTGAAGTGGAACAAAACTTGCATCATTATTTTGATCATCAATATGTTGCGAAGGGCTGCTATCATCGTTATAAGTGTCACTCGTTTGGTTGGTTTAGGCGAGATCAGTGAATTGTTTGGTTTCTGTTGCAGTTGGGATCGaaccaccattatcatgggttGCTTTACCATTACTCCACATGACCGTAAATGTACCCGGCCCATTTCCATCATAATTTTGGGTTCATTATTCCATTTCATGTCTTATTTTCATCACAAACTACATGGGCactaataataattttattttccCGCAGATTATATAACCGAAAACCTCCCGAATTCGATTCCTTTCCAAAATATACCAACAGTCGTGACCTATCTTCAAGCTTCTTCAAATGTTTTGAGGCTACTCTTTCATATGCAATACAACCAAATACTTTCAAGTCTTCAAGATTTGGTTTTTCACCATAAAATTTCTCGAATGGTGTAGCACATATCAATGCTTGAGTAGGTGTACAATTTATGATGAATGTTGCATGTCGTACCGCTTCGCCCCAAAAGTGGTTTGGATATCTTTCGCTTTCATTAGGCATCGTGTCATCTCGAGTAGAGTCCTATTTCTCCGTTCAACTAAACTGTTTTGTTGAGGTGCATAAGGAGTTATCAACATACATGAAATCCCTTCTTCATCACAAAAACGGTTCAACTCAGTCGATGTGAATTCTCCACCTCTATCCATATGGAAAGTCTTGATCTCTTTACCGATTCATTTTTCAATTGatatcttgaatcttttaataattTCGGATGCATCGCTTTTGTGCTTCAAAAGAAAAGACCACATATATCTAGAATAATCATCAATAAgaactaaaatataaatattacccGCTTGGGGTGGGGGGATCAACCTGTCCACAAATATCTCCATGCACCATCTCGAGAATATTTGTAGCTCTATAATTAGCTTTCTTTGCAAACGACTGCTTTGTTTGTTCTCCAACCATGCAAGATTCACAAAGTTGGTCTTGATGTTGGATTGTTGGTACCCCTTTAGCTAGCTTGTGCATCAAGTTTATCGCGCCAAAATTAATGTGTCCAAGTCGTGCGTTCCATAACCAATCTTCCTCATTAAACTTGGCTTGTAAACAATGTGGTTTTCCAACTTTTAACTTTATTTTGTAGGGCTGATTTTCACTTCTTGGGACTTTCATAAGCAATCTTCCATCTCCATCTTGCATGGTTAGAAAATCACCTCGCATTAGAATATCATAACCGGCTATTGTAGATTACCCGAGGCTAATAACATTGCTACGAAGTGATGGGATATAATAAATATCCTTCATTAATTTTTGCTCACTGTTTTTCCCTTCGAACAAAATTGGCCCTTTTTCCTTTAATGCTAACACACGATCTATCTCCAAATCTCACTCTACCcgttatgtttttatttaattctgAAAAATAAGAGTAGTTGTCGGTCATGTGGTTACTCGCACCATTGTCTAAGTACCAAATTCCGTCTTCATCGGCATTTGCTTCAACTTTTGGACGAATATATTTATCTTCATTCAAGAACACCATTTCTTGAATTGTATTCATCATAAAGAACTTACCTTCTTCATGATTTGTATCTCCTTCGTGTGTCTGATTAAGGTTAgcctcatgattttttattcgaTATGGGCATCTTGAAGCGAAGTGTCCGTATTTATCACACCGGTAACATTGGATGTTTCAGAGATCTTTTTGCTCGCGtttttttctttttgcttttGATCTTCATGATTTTTAAAGGATTCCGAGTGAccgtgattttgggtgttacccCGACCACGTCCACCACCACGTCCTCTTCCTCGGTTATTTGAACCTCGACCTCTACCTTTTGATGAATCGGTGTTTTTGTTGGACGATTCAGTTTTGGAATAAAGTAATTTATCTTGAGTCTCGATTACTTTGTCTTCACCTTTGATTCTTTCTTCATAAGCTTTTAAGCGACCAAACACGTCTTCAAAGCCAAttgttttaaggtccaaaactTGTTCAAGGGCTGCAAAATGTGGACAAATTGCCTAGGGAGGCTTGTAAGAAACTTCTTCGCAAGCTTCTGTTCAATCATAACTTCTCCTAGTGAAGCGGATTTCGAAGAAATTCCGGATAATTTCGCAGCGAACTCATCTATTGTACTAGTATCACTCatctttagattttcaaattttGTGATTAGAGTTTGGAGCGGGGCTTCCTTCACACGATCAACTCCTAAGTTACGAGTTTTAATCGCTTCCCACATCTCTCTTCTAGTTTTAATTTACTGATTTGAAGGATTAAATCCTCCGGAATCGATTGAAACAACAATCCTTTCATGATGTTGTTTTTCTTCACATCATTTAGTCCGGGATCAATCACATCCCAAATGCCATGAATCCCGAGTAGTACCACCTTGCGCATCCTCCAAAGTGTGTAGTTTGTTGATGTCAAAGTTGGACATTGGAATGTGAACGACGTGTGTTCCTTAGCTGGTGATTGGGACGAATTCTCCTCCCGACATCACGGTTGATTTATTATTGTTCCACACGAATCatcaacaaaaaaatatatattgttaaTTAAAAGCTggggattttttttttgaattggaatagaaactcaaaagtcaaataccgATTGAACAAGGGcccaaatcaaataaaaaaacacaTTTGTATTTTTCTTTTAGGGCAAAAGACGTCTTCCTCACCGATCTGTTGTAGGTCACGGTATGTCTTCCTCACTTTGGACATAAATAACCTACGATCTCAAGATTATTCACGAGTTAAAAACGGTCAACGATTCTAAACAAGGATGTTTTAATCGCCGATTTCTCTTGTTGTTATCACGATCTCAGAACAGGTAACGATCTTCTGAGAGATCACCTGCAGTCACTGAGGTCTATTCCTGCACAGATTTTCCTTACGAGAATACTGAGTAGTTTTACTGCTTGATTTCTCCAAACAGATCCTGGAATTGCATAGGAGGGAATACTTGCTTTTGCCGAAGGATGCTGAGCAGGTATCGATTTTCAGGAACTAAATTTATCAGTGAACTTGCCTTCTtcttttgctctgataccaattaacgTAAACAGAAAGCTATTACTGCATAAACTCGCAGGTTTGTTTTATTGAAGAAATATCACTCAAAACTTCAATATATCTGATTATAGGAACGTATTGACTATATATACAAAACAAAACTAATTTGTATATAATTAGGTTTCCTAAAAGTAATCTAAAACTTTCCATGTAGAGAATCCTTACGGCTCAAGAAAATTCTCTGGAACTTGGACAACACTCCAATGAATTTGCTTCTGGATCGGATCACGCCTTCTAGCCACTTCCGGACTCAGGTATTCACTAACACACAGGATGCGGTGAAATACATTAGAGCCTCCCCGCAACAGATCAAGACCTTTAAACAAGCCATGAAGGATGTGGTTGCAGAAACTCAAAGGTTTTTGTGTGGTGAAACTCCAACAAGGTGGAACTCTACCTTTGAATTGCTAAGATCAACATACGATGTGAAAGACGCGTTTCTTGAATATAGTCATCAAGGTAAATAAAACCAAATATGTTTCAACACTAAAAATTAACAATATTTACTTCTTTAGCACTCTGTCCAAATTTTGAAAGTTGCATAACTCACCCAATTTAAGTTGTTTTGACCTGAATCTTTTTTCTACATGTAGTTTAGGTTTTGTAGTTAAGTTTATACTATAAAAATGCTTGATTTTGTTAAAAACTGAATAAGTTACAAGCCCCACAAGAAAGCGTGTCaaatcagatttttttttttttttttttatgtttcagcAATTAAACGTAATCTAAATTTGttgttcaaatgtgcataactcactcaatttaagttgttttgacctgaatctttttcctacatgtatTTTAGGTTTTGTAGttaattttagactataaaaatgtttgatttggttaaaaattgaatgagttacatgTCTTGGAATATAGCATACCAAATCTATTTTTTGTTGCAGCGACATACATGAAACTTTGATTGTATTTTCTTTGTTATTTTTTATAGATCCAATGTTTCAAAAAAAGTGTGGAAAGGATACCATCGCATTTCGACTTTGAGATGATTAAAAATATGATGGAGTTTCTTGAGAAGTTTAAGAAGAAAACTGGAAAAGTTTCATCTTCAACAAAGCCTATCTTCCATACGTATACCCGGGAGATCCTAGACATAGAGTAACAGCTTAGGAAACATGAAACCAACCCGGATTTTTTGTTTATGGTACCGGATATGAAAGAAAAATATGACAAATATTGGGGTGACTATGACAATATAAGTGATTATGTCTTCTTTGCGACATTGTTAGAATCTCAATGCAAGTCAAAGTTTATGAAAACTGTTTATACCTAAATGCTTAAAGCCAAGAACAAAGATAATAAGATGTCCGCTAATGAGATAGAATCGAAAGCACGTGCAAAGGTTATTGATATCGAATGCAAATTGGACAAGTTTTTCAAGACATACTTGGAAAGGTCAAACATAACCTCATCGTCTCAACAAGAAACTCCCGAAGAAGTTGTTGATTTTGATGACGAAAATGAATTCTTTGGAAGCTATATGACCTTGAGAGGTTTCCCCTCGACTTCATCTAGAAAGTCAATTGCAACGATACTTAAACGAGTACCCAATCGGATTTGACAAAGGATATGATATCCTCACATGGTGGAAAAATAACACGATGCGGTTCCCGATCGTTTCTCGAATGGAAGAGGTACCGACCTTCTTTTActctaattttcatttttaatttataaatttatatcgtgtattatatattaatttgtTTCTTAATAGATATTTTGGGGTTGCAAATTTCCACCATAGCATCCGAATCCACATTCAGTAACGGTCGTCGAGTAATTACCGACTACCGTACTAATTTTTCCGTTGTGATTGTGGAGGCATTGATATGCACTCAAGATTGGCTAAGAAAGAGTAGCTTGCCTATATATGACTACGACAAAGTGCACGATGTGTTAGCTGACGATAACCTCGCTATTGGTAATACACTAATACTTGTTACATCTTATTTTTAACGTCTTATTAGTAATTGTTACATTTTATTAAGTATaacatttttcttttgtattACATATAGACATTGTGGATGCTATACACAACTTGAAGCTAATGGGGAATTAGTCAAATGTCAAATAGATGTTGAAATCCACATATtagactttgttttttttttttttttttgggggggggggggggggggggggacttgaAAGTATATTTTGAATGTTGAATGTTGGAATGTTGGATAGTTAATGATGGTGCAATGGTTGTTTGACAGAGAAAATTTGACTTATTTTTGATAATATCAAACTTGTAGTTTTTCATATATTGTCTGGCAAACACTTTTTTATGTAGATTACattcaaaaaaataaacaaaacccaacacttttaCAAAATTACAAACAAAATATACGTTGTTATTTCTCGAAGACCGGTTCCCAAATCGAAGGCCCGACAAAAACCAGAACAGGTAGAACCGGCGGGCCGATTCGactcttgattttggccgaagttGGTTCCCGGTTCCGGCCAGTTCGGTTCATTTGCTCATGCCTATTCGAGAAGATACACTCGAAAAAACATGGCCAATATTATAATTAGGTCATCGCAAAAAGAGCAAAAGGTGGAAGAGATATTAACACCGATGAGGGTTGGATCGGAAGCCAACGAGatacaatttaaagaaaacagttaACCTTCAACGAAACTCAACTGGACAATGTGAACTTGAACGGGTCAACATCAAAAGCATCTCAACCATTATGTTTCCTCAAGGAATGCACCAGAAAGAAAAATCCCAAAGCACCTCATTTCCTTCTCCAAGTATCATACATGTAAGAACAATTAATGAAAGAGATGACAAACAAAAGATTCACAAAGCCTCGAGATTCATGATTCTCATCATCATTACCAAGTGCGGATATTACTAAAAGTCATATTAAAAG
The genomic region above belongs to Lactuca sativa cultivar Salinas chromosome 4, Lsat_Salinas_v11, whole genome shotgun sequence and contains:
- the LOC111902068 gene encoding uncharacterized mitochondrial protein AtMg00810-like is translated as MGFQRCMQEIAIYRKFANGEFIIVAVYVDDLFVNGASLEFINQFKRLMALQFEMSDLGELTCYLGIEVLQENGCVKVKQESYAMKILKEADMQECNATQCLMELGLKLSKAEDELEVEATHYWKLVGCL